Below is a genomic region from Phragmites australis chromosome 20, lpPhrAust1.1, whole genome shotgun sequence.
CAAGCAAAGGCTCCTCTTTGCATACAAGGTTGAATCATCAGGGTTGATCTCCGCTGCCTACAGCCATCAAATGAaattaattattaaaccaaAGATTGAGTTAACCCGTAAATGACATTATTTAATATCTGTAGTCAATTATAGCATATGCAGCATATTTTCCGTAGATATTGACACTTTTTTGTCATGGAAAACATATGCAAACATTAACCGATAGGATAGACATCTGATTCACAAGAAACTTGGAATAAAAGGAGAATGACTATATGGTAACGTAACAGGTCTGTTGGGTAATCAGGATGCACCAATATGCAACACTAGTTAGTAGGTGTAAGTCAGAAAGTGAGTTGATATCAGCAAACAGAAGTGCACCTTAAATCTTATGACATATATGATGCAAGAATTTACCGTAGTGTAGAGAGTCAATGCATGAGCATAATCACTTTTACGGAATGCATCATCCCCTTGTGCTTCAAAATCAGATCCCTCATTTTCATCCTAAATAATATGCACAACTGAAAGTCAAAGAATATAGATTGTGGAATCTATAATTAATGGAAATGATAACATTTTTTTAATGAGGGATATATCAATTTCAGCAATCTGCATAAAAGCTACCAACACCAACCCAAGTATCATATTAAGTATAATAGGAAATATCCTGTCCATACTTGTGGCTTTGAATTCGTAAGTTCTACATGTTGAATTATTCCAGCAGTGCTCCAATCAGCGACTCTAGCCAAAGGGGTTGTGACAGGGAAAAGAACCTCAACGCATTCCTGCCATCCTTGGGCTGCAGCAATTTCTATCGGCATTGTACCATTCTGTTAAGAAGAAAATCGAAGGATAAATTTTAGACAATAAACATGAGAGAGCTTGGAATAACAAAGCTAGGCATTTTGTCGCACAATAAGTAACAAAAGATGTGGTGAAGGTATTACACCCCAAGAAAACTAAGATCAGGAATGAGTGCAAGTAATTATAGGCGATTGACAAGGGCATGCATTATCACATTAGCATGCAATAGAGCATGACAAAACCTAGACAACGTAGATGTACTGATTCACATTATTATCCCCTGGAAATGTATCAAGAATGTGCAGATGCATGAATCTTTAGACCAGGCTTTCAGTTCCTTTGATCTTCTTTCGTGTGCCAAGGAGGCATCCTGCCAACTATAGCATCGGCAAGATATGTTATTCATTTTTTTGGAGACAGATAAGAAATGTACGACTTCAAACCAGTACATTTTACACTAAACTGCTCTAAGTTATGAACAAACTTCAAATATTACAACCGGGTTTCATACCACTTAAGCTCATGAGCATGAAATTTAACTATTTTATTGGAATAAAGAAACCGGAGAAGTGTCATATTCCATCTTCTAACCTATGTACTTTTGCTATCAAGTAATACCTCTTACAAAGCAT
It encodes:
- the LOC133902010 gene encoding small glutamine-rich tetratricopeptide repeat-containing protein 2-like isoform X1 — translated: MPIEIAAAQGWQECVEVLFPVTTPLARVADWSTAGIIQHVELTNSKPQDENEGSDFEAQGDDAFRKSDYAHALTLYTTAAEINPDDSTLYAKRSLCLLHTGDKGKALDDAKTYKDMQPDLSKSCYAQGAALILVKEYGRAIEALMSGLNLDFGSKPTDKGFSGEHP